A region from the Lolium perenne isolate Kyuss_39 chromosome 4, Kyuss_2.0, whole genome shotgun sequence genome encodes:
- the LOC127295358 gene encoding E3 ubiquitin-protein ligase At3g02290, translating to MGAFCSCLQADYSDHHGNQASGAFRNCMCLRCFTQQLINAYTVLFRVGTVHAVSQAIEATPIDSSESSFDTYRSPPRPLPYDDPRFSPPLRDWFASRHDASSHSPEESEPLRADFDEEMETMSSVDKPSKTNYDTKMKRGSSAYGDKLSRKESGNYYTYFSPSAEDEDVCPTCLEDYTSENPRIVMQCSHHFHLGCIYEWMERSEACPVCGKKMEFNETT from the exons ATGGGTGCTTTCTGCTCATGTTTGCAGGCCGATTACTCGGACCACCATGGCAACCAGGCTTCCGGTGCGTTTAGGAACTGCATGTGTCTCAGGTGTTTTACCCAGCAGCTCATCAATGCC TACACTGTTTTATTCCGAGTTGGAACGGTCCACGCAGTTTCACAAGCTATAGAAGCCACCCCTATTGATTCATCTGAAAGTTCGTTCGATACTTATCGTTCTCCTCCAAGACCACTGCCATATGATGATCCTAGATTCTCCCCTCCTCTGCGTGACTGGTTTGCGTCAAGGCATGATGCTTCAAGCCATTCACCAGAAGAATCAGAACCACTCAGAGCTGATTTCGATGAGGAAATGGAAACAATGAGTTCAGTAGACAAGCCAAGTAAAACAAATTATGACACAAAAATGAAAAGAGGCAGCTCTGCTTATGGGGATAAGCTCTCCCGAAAGGAATCTGGAAATTACTATACCTATTTCTCTCCGTCTGCTGAAGATGAAGATGTCTGCCCAACATGTCTTGAAG ATTATACTTCAGAGAATCCTAGGATAGTAATGCAGTGCTCACATCATTTCCATCTTGGCTGTATTTATGAGTGGATGGAAAGAAGTGAGGCATGCCCAGTTTGTGGAAAG